The following are from one region of the Jatrophihabitans telluris genome:
- the hypF gene encoding carbamoyltransferase HypF — MSRVRAARTRGGDRVLTERDRHRRRVVVHGLVQGVGFRPFVYALAREAGLSGQVHNCSDGVEVEVEGPTPALEAFVASLRPRAPSMARIVAIDVTEVEVRGGSEFEIGLSDSAPPGRTLVSPDIATCPDCLSELADPASRYYRHPFVSCTNCGPRFTVVRGLPYDRPNTTMADLPLCAPCSAAYAEPGDRRFHAQTIACPQCGPVLSLVRPGLADVTGQDAVAESRRLLSAGAVLAVKGIGGYHLACDASAEQAVATLRKRKGRGDKPFAVMVADLPTARQIVHVSPAEAGLLADHRRPVVLLDQRRQRPPGAPAVSASVAPGRTELGVMLAYTGLHHLLFGLSGDQPSPRVLVMTSGNLAGEPIVIDDGAARERLVALVDAWLVHDRPIRIPCDDSVVRMAGGIELPVRRSRGFAPMPISLPFAVRPALAVGGDLKNTFCLAEGHYAWMSAHVGDMDDWATLQAFDAAVEQLATITSVRPELVVADRHPGYRSTAWARRATRSPSPLHRGPAEQGAHPQLGLVQHHHAHVAAAMAENGHPPGEPVVGFAFDGTGYGNDGAVWGGEVLVADYDAFERIGHLRYVRLPGGDAAVRNPCRMALSHLHSARIGWDPAIPSVAACRPEELTVLERQVRTGLGCSPTSSMGRLFDAVSSLAGVCHRIDYEAEAAMLFEAAARPAIDGCPDPYAFSVVSGVEGLLADPAPVLAAVVADVLAGVGAARIAARFHLAVAGLVLDLAEHVRARRGLDTVALSGGVFLNAALTTLCVKGLQQRGFRVLRHRLVPPSDAGIALGQIAVAARRDSSSHGITTTEGRADD, encoded by the coding sequence ATGAGTCGGGTGCGGGCGGCGCGCACACGGGGTGGTGACAGGGTGCTGACCGAGCGCGATCGTCACCGGCGACGGGTGGTCGTGCACGGACTCGTCCAAGGTGTCGGCTTCAGACCGTTCGTCTATGCGCTCGCCCGCGAAGCAGGTCTGAGCGGACAGGTCCACAACTGCTCCGACGGTGTCGAGGTTGAGGTCGAGGGGCCGACGCCGGCCTTGGAGGCGTTCGTCGCCTCATTGCGCCCGCGAGCGCCGTCGATGGCCCGGATCGTCGCGATCGACGTGACCGAGGTCGAGGTTCGGGGCGGTAGTGAGTTCGAGATCGGGCTGTCGGACTCCGCTCCCCCGGGGCGCACCCTCGTCTCCCCGGACATCGCCACCTGTCCGGACTGTCTGTCCGAGTTGGCCGATCCGGCCAGCCGCTATTACCGACACCCCTTCGTCAGCTGCACAAACTGCGGTCCCCGGTTCACCGTCGTTCGCGGCCTCCCCTACGACCGGCCGAACACGACGATGGCCGACCTGCCGCTGTGTGCGCCCTGTTCCGCCGCGTACGCCGAGCCCGGCGACCGCCGGTTCCACGCGCAGACCATCGCGTGCCCGCAGTGCGGTCCGGTGCTCTCGCTGGTACGTCCCGGCCTCGCCGACGTGACGGGCCAGGACGCAGTGGCCGAGAGCCGCCGGCTGCTCAGTGCCGGAGCGGTGCTGGCCGTGAAGGGAATCGGGGGCTACCACCTCGCCTGTGACGCCTCGGCCGAGCAGGCCGTGGCCACACTGCGCAAGCGAAAGGGACGGGGTGACAAGCCGTTCGCCGTCATGGTTGCCGATCTGCCCACCGCCCGGCAGATCGTCCACGTCTCACCGGCCGAGGCTGGGTTGCTCGCTGATCATCGTCGTCCGGTCGTGCTGCTCGACCAGCGCAGACAGCGCCCGCCCGGCGCCCCGGCCGTGAGCGCCTCGGTCGCGCCCGGCCGGACGGAACTGGGCGTCATGCTGGCCTACACCGGGCTGCACCACCTGCTCTTCGGGCTATCCGGTGACCAGCCGTCCCCGCGGGTCCTGGTGATGACGAGCGGCAACCTTGCCGGGGAGCCGATCGTCATCGACGACGGTGCCGCCCGCGAGCGACTCGTGGCCCTCGTAGACGCGTGGCTCGTTCACGACCGGCCGATCCGGATTCCCTGCGACGACTCGGTCGTGCGGATGGCCGGCGGGATCGAGTTGCCGGTACGGCGCTCGCGCGGTTTCGCGCCGATGCCGATCTCGCTGCCCTTCGCGGTACGGCCGGCGCTGGCGGTGGGGGGAGACCTGAAGAACACGTTCTGCCTGGCCGAGGGCCACTACGCCTGGATGTCAGCGCACGTCGGGGACATGGACGACTGGGCCACCCTGCAGGCATTCGACGCCGCGGTCGAGCAACTAGCGACGATCACCTCGGTGCGTCCCGAACTGGTCGTGGCCGACCGGCATCCCGGTTATCGCAGTACAGCCTGGGCCAGGCGCGCGACTCGATCGCCGAGCCCCCTGCACCGGGGGCCCGCCGAGCAGGGAGCACACCCGCAGCTCGGTCTCGTCCAGCACCATCACGCCCACGTCGCCGCCGCGATGGCCGAGAACGGCCACCCACCGGGCGAGCCCGTCGTGGGTTTCGCCTTCGACGGAACGGGCTACGGCAACGATGGCGCGGTGTGGGGCGGTGAGGTCCTCGTCGCCGACTACGACGCCTTCGAACGGATCGGGCACCTGCGCTACGTCCGACTCCCCGGTGGGGACGCCGCGGTGCGAAACCCCTGCCGGATGGCCTTGTCGCACCTGCACTCCGCCCGCATCGGCTGGGATCCCGCGATCCCGAGCGTCGCGGCCTGTCGTCCTGAGGAGTTGACCGTGCTGGAGCGGCAGGTGCGAACCGGGCTCGGCTGCAGCCCGACATCGAGCATGGGACGGCTGTTCGACGCGGTGTCCTCGCTGGCCGGGGTGTGCCACCGGATCGACTACGAAGCCGAGGCCGCGATGCTGTTCGAGGCGGCCGCGCGCCCCGCGATCGACGGGTGTCCTGATCCCTATGCGTTCTCGGTGGTCAGCGGCGTCGAGGGTTTGCTGGCCGATCCGGCGCCGGTGCTGGCCGCGGTGGTGGCCGACGTGCTGGCCGGGGTCGGCGCCGCGCGGATCGCGGCCCGGTTCCACCTCGCCGTCGCCGGCCTCGTCCTGGACCTGGCCGAACACGTGCGAGCTCGCCGAGGCCTGGACACGGTCGCGCTGTCGGGCGGTGTGTTTCTGAATGCCGCCCTCACAACGTTGTGCGTGAAAGGCCTGCAGCAACGTGGGTTCCGTGTGTTGCGCCATCGGCTGGTGCCCCCGAGTGATGCCGGTATCGCGCTCGGACAGATCGCGGTCGCCGCGCGTCGCGATAGCTCATCCCACGGGATCACGACCACTGAGGGCCGCGCTGACGACTGA
- a CDS encoding HypC/HybG/HupF family hydrogenase formation chaperone produces the protein MCLAVPGKVLEIWDKDGTRMAFVDFGGVVKEVCLQFVPNIEVDDYAVVHVGFALQQLDEHSALETLALFQRMGEIEMEFGDPWARAAKDSGQEVRP, from the coding sequence ATGTGCCTCGCAGTGCCTGGCAAGGTCCTAGAGATCTGGGACAAGGACGGCACCCGGATGGCCTTCGTCGACTTCGGCGGAGTGGTCAAGGAGGTGTGTCTGCAGTTCGTACCGAACATCGAGGTCGATGACTACGCGGTCGTCCACGTGGGATTCGCACTACAGCAACTGGACGAGCACTCGGCGCTGGAGACGCTGGCGCTGTTCCAGCGGATGGGGGAGATCGAGATGGAATTCGGTGATCCGTGGGCACGTGCGGCCAAGGATTCGGGCCAGGAGGTCCGACCGTGA
- the hypD gene encoding hydrogenase formation protein HypD, whose protein sequence is MKYIDEFNDPELAKRLLDDIHATVTRPWAIMEVCGGQTHSIIRHGIDQLIPELVEMIHGPGCPVCVTPLELIDKALAIAARPEVIFCSFGDMLRVPGSHQDLFRIKSEGGDVRVVYSPLDALRVARDNPDRQVVFFGIGFETTAPPNAMTVYQAAQLNIPNFSMLVSHVRVPPAIEAIMSSPTCRVQAFLAAGHVCSVMGTSEYPGLVEKFSVPIVVTGFEPLDILEGIRRTVHQLEAGTAELDNAYLRAAPAAGNPAARRLLDDVFEITDRGWRGIGVIPGSGWRLSPKYRAFDAEYRFQVSDIDTEESTLCRSGEVLQGFIKPHQCAAFGTTCTPRNPLGATMVSNEGACAAYYLYRRLESTPRPDGRREVASIG, encoded by the coding sequence GTGAAGTACATCGACGAGTTCAACGATCCCGAGCTGGCCAAGCGCCTGCTCGATGACATCCACGCCACGGTCACCCGGCCCTGGGCGATCATGGAGGTGTGCGGCGGCCAGACGCACTCCATCATCCGTCACGGGATCGACCAGCTGATTCCCGAGCTGGTGGAGATGATCCACGGCCCGGGCTGCCCCGTGTGCGTGACGCCGCTGGAATTGATCGACAAGGCACTGGCGATCGCCGCGCGACCGGAGGTGATCTTCTGTTCCTTCGGCGACATGCTCCGGGTGCCCGGCAGCCACCAGGACCTGTTCCGGATCAAGAGCGAGGGCGGCGACGTGCGGGTCGTCTACTCGCCGCTGGACGCGCTGAGGGTCGCGCGGGACAACCCCGACCGGCAGGTGGTGTTCTTCGGTATCGGCTTCGAAACCACCGCACCACCGAACGCGATGACGGTTTACCAGGCCGCACAGTTGAACATTCCCAACTTCAGCATGCTGGTCTCGCACGTGCGGGTCCCCCCAGCCATCGAGGCGATCATGAGTTCGCCGACCTGCCGGGTGCAGGCGTTCCTGGCCGCCGGGCATGTCTGCAGCGTGATGGGAACGTCGGAATACCCCGGTCTGGTCGAGAAGTTCTCGGTTCCGATCGTGGTCACCGGTTTCGAGCCGCTCGACATTCTGGAAGGTATCCGTCGCACCGTGCATCAGCTCGAAGCCGGCACCGCGGAGCTGGACAACGCCTACCTGCGCGCTGCCCCGGCGGCGGGAAATCCGGCCGCCCGGCGACTGCTCGACGACGTCTTCGAGATCACCGACCGGGGCTGGCGCGGCATCGGGGTGATTCCTGGCAGCGGCTGGCGGCTGTCACCGAAGTACCGGGCCTTCGACGCCGAGTACCGGTTCCAGGTCAGCGATATCGACACCGAGGAATCCACCCTGTGCCGCAGTGGTGAGGTGCTTCAGGGCTTCATCAAGCCGCACCAGTGTGCTGCGTTCGGCACGACGTGTACGCCGCGCAATCCGCTCGGGGCGACCATGGTGTCCAACGAGGGAGCCTGCGCCGCGTACTACCTGTACCGCAGGCTGGAGTCCACCCCGCGGCCGGACGGACGGCGGGAGGTGGCTTCCATTGGCTGA
- the hypE gene encoding hydrogenase expression/formation protein HypE, with protein sequence MAESTPVLDFDGWSCPVPLRDSPTIVMGHGGGGQLSAELVQHLFVPAFGSQGDAGTADSAVFELGGARLAFSTDTFVVRPLFFPGGSIGDLAVNGTANDIAMSGAMPSHLSCGFILEEGTELSVLGRIAEDMGAAARRAGVAIVTGDTKVVDAGHGDQVYVNTAGVGLIPDGVDIRPQRAAVGDVIIVSGAIGVHGIAIMSVREGLEFGTEIRTDTACLYPLVAAMLAVTADIHVLRDPTRGGVATSLNEIASAARVGVRLTEKALPVPPEVRNACALLGLDPLYVANEGKLLAFVPREQAEAVLAAMRAHPLGEQATVIGECVDEHRAMVVATTTFGGTRVVDVPIGEQLPRIC encoded by the coding sequence TTGGCTGAATCGACACCCGTGCTGGACTTCGACGGCTGGTCCTGCCCGGTGCCTCTGCGCGACAGCCCGACGATCGTGATGGGCCACGGTGGCGGGGGGCAGCTGTCGGCTGAACTCGTCCAGCACCTGTTCGTCCCGGCGTTCGGTTCTCAGGGCGATGCAGGCACCGCCGACTCGGCCGTGTTCGAACTGGGCGGAGCCCGATTGGCCTTCTCCACCGACACATTCGTGGTTCGGCCGCTGTTCTTCCCGGGTGGATCGATCGGGGATCTCGCCGTCAACGGAACCGCGAACGACATCGCGATGAGCGGGGCGATGCCCAGCCACTTGTCCTGCGGATTCATTCTCGAGGAGGGGACCGAACTCTCCGTGCTGGGCCGAATTGCCGAAGACATGGGCGCGGCGGCGCGGCGAGCCGGAGTCGCGATCGTCACCGGTGACACCAAGGTCGTGGACGCCGGGCACGGCGATCAGGTGTACGTGAATACGGCCGGCGTCGGCCTCATCCCCGACGGCGTCGACATCCGGCCGCAGCGGGCCGCCGTCGGTGACGTCATCATCGTCAGCGGCGCGATCGGGGTGCACGGTATCGCCATCATGAGCGTCCGGGAGGGGCTGGAGTTCGGGACGGAGATCAGGACCGACACCGCCTGCCTGTACCCGTTGGTGGCGGCGATGCTCGCAGTCACGGCGGACATCCACGTGCTGCGTGATCCCACTCGTGGTGGTGTGGCCACCTCGCTGAACGAGATCGCCTCGGCGGCGCGTGTCGGGGTGCGGCTGACCGAGAAGGCGCTCCCGGTTCCCCCGGAGGTGCGCAACGCTTGCGCACTGCTCGGCTTGGATCCGCTCTACGTGGCCAACGAGGGCAAACTGCTGGCCTTCGTTCCGCGGGAGCAGGCCGAAGCGGTGCTGGCGGCGATGCGCGCTCATCCGCTCGGGGAGCAGGCAACGGTGATCGGGGAGTGCGTCGACGAACATCGCGCCATGGTGGTGGCGACGACGACCTTCGGCGGTACCCGGGTGGTGGACGTGCCGATCGGCGAGCAACTGCCCCGGATCTGCTGA
- a CDS encoding DUF6390 family protein, whose amino-acid sequence MRSAIVRQASAGERMFARFAYAPNDLGYCGPAESAALFELAAEGSSEVDVLRLARGFSGAWPYLCLLAELAGIDDPLDARVVRAYWTGGSVLDRIDGPEFARRLLDTLGGCTSSYWQHLSEDLLAEVQATHGFHVFGIYPWSRLLGAGGQPLRVLDNCRIRWGQVVEVEQQDVVVRCRRLTWDGERLGLARAALERVPYRVRGRGFVADPAPGQWLALHWNWACDRLTEPERAELERRTGWQLRVTNSRLARERQGAA is encoded by the coding sequence GTGAGGAGCGCGATCGTGCGGCAGGCCAGTGCGGGCGAGCGGATGTTCGCACGCTTCGCGTACGCGCCCAACGATCTCGGCTATTGCGGTCCAGCCGAATCCGCGGCGCTGTTCGAACTCGCCGCCGAGGGATCCAGCGAGGTCGACGTGCTGCGGCTGGCGCGAGGGTTCTCCGGGGCGTGGCCCTACCTTTGCCTGCTGGCCGAACTCGCGGGTATCGACGATCCGCTGGACGCCCGGGTGGTGCGCGCGTACTGGACGGGCGGGTCGGTGCTCGACCGCATCGACGGCCCGGAATTCGCTCGCCGGCTCCTGGACACACTGGGCGGGTGCACCAGCTCGTACTGGCAGCATCTGTCGGAGGATCTGCTTGCGGAGGTCCAAGCGACGCACGGGTTCCACGTTTTCGGTATCTATCCCTGGTCGCGCCTGCTCGGCGCGGGAGGTCAGCCGTTGCGGGTGCTCGACAACTGCCGGATTCGCTGGGGACAGGTTGTCGAGGTCGAGCAGCAGGACGTGGTCGTACGCTGCCGTCGGCTGACGTGGGACGGTGAACGACTGGGGCTGGCACGGGCAGCACTCGAACGGGTCCCTTACCGGGTGCGCGGACGCGGCTTCGTGGCCGATCCGGCGCCGGGCCAATGGCTCGCGCTGCACTGGAACTGGGCGTGTGACCGGCTGACCGAACCCGAGCGGGCCGAGCTGGAGCGGCGGACGGGCTGGCAGCTGCGGGTCACCAACTCGCGCCTGGCCCGAGAGCGACAGGGGGCGGCATGA
- a CDS encoding muconolactone Delta-isomerase family protein produces the protein MRFLVLWKLELSLLSREMAQAVARMSDYGAALEDEGRVVSRYHVVGAHGGAWIYEVESHEQFELLLARAPIFNFARYDIYPLAEMARLKEGS, from the coding sequence ATGAGATTTCTGGTGCTGTGGAAGCTCGAACTGTCGCTGCTGTCGCGCGAGATGGCGCAGGCGGTCGCGCGGATGAGTGACTACGGTGCGGCCCTGGAGGACGAGGGCCGCGTGGTGTCGCGGTATCACGTGGTCGGAGCGCACGGCGGAGCATGGATCTACGAGGTCGAGTCGCACGAGCAGTTCGAGCTGCTGCTCGCCCGAGCACCGATCTTCAACTTCGCCCGCTACGACATCTACCCGCTGGCCGAGATGGCCCGGCTCAAGGAGGGTTCATGA
- a CDS encoding helix-turn-helix domain-containing protein, translating into MSEAQQSATAAGRHYLISQRLRQRRDDLGLTQKQIVTRLARCGLQTTNRALSSLEHGAGLDVAKLPELATALDCTVTYLLGLTDDPHRWEPDPASVPVPASAPGSPSASLILGEFVPERPPRRPV; encoded by the coding sequence ATGAGCGAGGCCCAGCAGTCGGCGACGGCCGCCGGTCGGCACTATCTGATCAGCCAGCGTCTGCGTCAACGACGCGACGATCTCGGGCTCACCCAGAAGCAGATCGTGACCCGGCTCGCTCGATGTGGCCTGCAAACCACCAACCGGGCCCTGTCCAGCCTGGAGCACGGCGCGGGACTCGACGTGGCCAAATTGCCCGAGCTGGCCACGGCACTCGACTGCACCGTCACCTACCTGCTCGGGCTGACCGATGATCCCCATCGCTGGGAGCCGGACCCCGCCTCGGTGCCCGTTCCCGCTTCGGCGCCGGGTTCCCCTTCGGCCTCGCTCATCCTGGGGGAGTTCGTACCTGAGCGTCCGCCCCGCCGACCAGTCTGA
- a CDS encoding HypC/HybG/HupF family hydrogenase formation chaperone produces the protein MCLGIPGRIVRVLDGNAGQLALVDVLGAQRPVNLGMLEDPAVEPGTWVLIHMGFALERIDEAGADKAMAGLRMMGSDPEPTPAHLRLVGGADAQVRTPPG, from the coding sequence ATGTGCCTGGGGATTCCTGGCCGGATCGTCCGAGTACTCGACGGCAACGCGGGTCAGCTCGCCCTCGTCGATGTCCTGGGTGCGCAACGCCCGGTAAACCTCGGGATGTTGGAAGATCCCGCGGTCGAGCCCGGGACGTGGGTACTGATTCACATGGGCTTCGCTCTGGAACGTATCGACGAGGCCGGCGCGGACAAGGCCATGGCCGGCCTGCGGATGATGGGATCGGACCCCGAGCCCACCCCTGCGCACCTCAGACTGGTCGGCGGGGCGGACGCTCAGGTACGAACTCCCCCAGGATGA
- a CDS encoding hydrogenase maturation protease has translation MSDRVLVAGIGNIFLGDDGFGPEVVRRLAEADELPPDVAVIDYGIRGLHLAYDLLEGYRALVLVDALAVPGPAGQVIVLDVGSDSADSVLPTGFDPHGMAPVAVLAEVRRLGGTVPATYVVGCGPETVGEGIGLSDTVAAAVPTAMDAVRTLLRERVAS, from the coding sequence ATGAGCGATCGAGTTCTGGTCGCCGGAATCGGCAACATCTTCCTCGGTGACGACGGGTTCGGTCCCGAGGTGGTACGCCGTCTGGCCGAGGCGGACGAACTGCCGCCGGACGTAGCGGTGATCGACTACGGTATTCGCGGTCTGCACCTGGCCTATGACCTGCTCGAGGGGTATCGAGCCCTGGTCCTCGTCGACGCGCTCGCTGTCCCGGGGCCGGCGGGCCAGGTGATCGTGCTCGACGTGGGCTCGGACTCGGCCGACTCCGTGCTGCCGACCGGTTTCGATCCGCACGGCATGGCCCCGGTCGCCGTCCTGGCCGAGGTCAGAAGATTGGGCGGCACCGTGCCGGCGACCTACGTGGTCGGGTGCGGGCCGGAAACCGTCGGCGAGGGCATCGGACTGAGCGATACCGTCGCCGCGGCGGTCCCGACCGCAATGGATGCCGTACGAACTCTGCTCCGTGAACGGGTGGCGAGCTGA
- a CDS encoding DUF6893 family small protein, whose amino-acid sequence MKALGRLTSLVIMAVGAAAVVAGLQSIPDIKRYLKMRSMRSI is encoded by the coding sequence ATGAAAGCTCTGGGCAGGCTGACCAGCCTCGTGATCATGGCGGTCGGCGCCGCCGCCGTCGTGGCGGGCTTGCAGTCGATCCCCGATATCAAGCGCTACCTGAAGATGCGCTCCATGCGCTCGATCTGA
- a CDS encoding DUF6084 family protein, which produces MSTYTFDVLDIVAEPYAAAPQLTARLRITDSSGQRVHAMVLRCQVRIEPQRRRYDPGEHDKLSSLFGGHERWADTLKPFLWMQCNTTVQGFSSATDAELVLPCTYDFDVVAARYLHALGAGTVPLALLFSGTVFTRGDGGFGVAQVPWDCEARYDLPVSVWQQMMTSYFPNSGWIRLEQDLIDALAEFRARRGLLSWDETVASLLSVQREVLS; this is translated from the coding sequence ATGAGTACCTACACCTTCGATGTGCTCGACATCGTTGCCGAACCCTATGCGGCCGCGCCCCAGCTGACGGCCCGGCTGCGTATCACCGACAGCAGCGGGCAGCGGGTTCATGCGATGGTGCTGCGGTGTCAGGTCCGCATCGAACCGCAGCGCCGCCGCTACGACCCCGGTGAGCACGACAAGCTGAGCAGCCTGTTCGGTGGCCACGAGCGCTGGGCAGACACCCTCAAGCCCTTCCTGTGGATGCAATGCAACACCACCGTCCAAGGCTTCTCCTCAGCCACGGACGCCGAGCTGGTGCTGCCCTGCACGTACGACTTCGACGTCGTGGCCGCGCGCTACCTGCATGCGCTCGGCGCCGGAACCGTACCGCTCGCGCTGCTGTTCTCCGGCACTGTCTTCACCCGCGGCGACGGTGGATTCGGGGTGGCGCAGGTCCCGTGGGACTGCGAGGCGCGTTACGACCTGCCCGTGTCGGTATGGCAACAGATGATGACCTCCTACTTCCCGAACTCCGGCTGGATTCGCTTGGAACAGGACCTCATCGATGCCCTGGCCGAGTTCCGCGCCCGCCGCGGGCTGCTGAGTTGGGACGAGACCGTGGCCAGCTTGTTGTCCGTCCAGCGCGAGGTCCTCTCGTGA
- a CDS encoding DUF5947 family protein, which translates to MISNGTSASPTGTPLAALRRVTRSRPPLPLGERCEMCATTITDGHPHVVNLDSRALLCTCRACYLLFTDERAHLHYRAVPDRYLSFNEFTLDTGAWDELQIPVGLAFLFRNSVQDRTIAFYPSPAGATESELPLTAWDRIVHANPGLAELRPDVEALLLRRADSPTVSCHLVPIDACYELVGRLRLLWRGFDGGQQAHEAISEFFAMVDSRSRPAPVPIAP; encoded by the coding sequence ATGATCTCCAACGGAACGTCGGCCTCGCCGACCGGTACACCACTGGCCGCACTGCGACGGGTCACCCGCTCGCGGCCACCGCTGCCGCTGGGTGAACGCTGCGAGATGTGCGCCACGACAATCACCGACGGACATCCCCACGTGGTCAACCTCGACAGCCGCGCCTTGCTGTGTACCTGCCGCGCCTGCTACCTGCTGTTCACCGACGAGCGTGCCCACCTGCACTACCGGGCGGTCCCTGATCGGTACCTGTCCTTCAACGAGTTCACGCTCGACACCGGCGCCTGGGACGAGTTGCAGATCCCGGTCGGTCTGGCCTTCTTGTTCCGCAACTCCGTCCAGGATCGCACGATCGCGTTCTACCCGAGCCCGGCCGGCGCCACCGAGTCGGAGCTGCCCCTGACCGCGTGGGACCGAATCGTGCACGCCAATCCGGGGCTGGCCGAACTGCGCCCGGACGTCGAGGCCCTGCTGCTCCGACGCGCGGACAGCCCGACGGTGTCGTGCCATCTGGTTCCCATCGATGCCTGCTACGAACTCGTCGGCCGGCTGCGCCTGCTGTGGCGCGGCTTCGACGGCGGTCAGCAGGCGCACGAGGCGATCTCGGAGTTCTTCGCCATGGTCGACTCGCGGAGCCGGCCCGCCCCAGTACCGATCGCACCATGA
- a CDS encoding NifU family protein: MDWREVGDRIDRLLEASSSGGVVARERAEELLRLVADLYGAGLERLLDIMHQRGHLDEDTLRELAEDELVASLLLVHGLHPYGVEERVYAALDSVRPYLGSHGGDVELVEITDDGVARLRLLGSCDGCPSSSVTLKLAVESAIDAAAPEITTIEVETSAPAPSTGGVIPLTSLFSRVAPRDEPAEAGWQDVPALMSLPAGGVAHVTVGGLPIVVSRVGTGLFAFGDRCARCRQPMTGAVLARQLGGAADEAVLTCPTCRSHYAVRRAGACIDDGNQSLHLDPLPLLSDGVSVSIAIPTAATA, encoded by the coding sequence ATGGATTGGCGGGAGGTCGGCGATCGCATCGACCGGCTGCTCGAGGCGAGTTCGAGTGGCGGTGTCGTGGCCCGGGAGCGCGCTGAAGAACTGCTGCGGCTGGTTGCCGACCTCTACGGCGCAGGTCTGGAACGACTGCTCGACATCATGCACCAACGCGGGCATCTGGACGAGGACACGCTGCGGGAGCTGGCTGAGGACGAGCTGGTGGCCAGCCTGCTGCTCGTGCACGGCCTGCACCCGTACGGGGTCGAGGAACGGGTCTATGCAGCACTCGACAGCGTTCGGCCCTACCTCGGCTCGCACGGCGGCGATGTGGAACTGGTCGAGATCACCGATGACGGGGTGGCGAGGCTGCGCCTGCTGGGCAGCTGTGACGGCTGCCCGTCCTCGTCGGTCACCCTGAAGCTGGCGGTCGAATCGGCGATCGACGCGGCCGCCCCGGAGATCACCACGATCGAGGTCGAGACGTCCGCACCGGCACCATCCACCGGTGGCGTGATCCCGCTGACGTCACTGTTCTCGCGGGTGGCTCCGCGTGACGAGCCGGCCGAGGCGGGCTGGCAGGACGTCCCGGCGCTGATGAGCCTGCCGGCCGGCGGGGTCGCCCATGTGACCGTCGGCGGACTGCCGATCGTCGTCAGCCGAGTCGGGACCGGCCTGTTCGCCTTCGGTGACCGGTGCGCCCGGTGCCGTCAGCCGATGACCGGTGCGGTGCTGGCCCGCCAGCTGGGCGGCGCGGCCGACGAGGCCGTCCTGACCTGCCCGACGTGTCGCAGTCACTACGCCGTTCGGCGTGCCGGTGCGTGCATCGACGACGGGAACCAGAGCCTGCACCTGGACCCGCTACCGCTGCTGTCCGACGGCGTGTCTGTCTCCATCGCGATTCCCACGGCCGCGACGGCATGA